One window of Cataglyphis hispanica isolate Lineage 1 chromosome 12, ULB_Chis1_1.0, whole genome shotgun sequence genomic DNA carries:
- the LOC126853348 gene encoding uncharacterized protein LOC126853348 isoform X1: MNKQDDSNIMEIQEKNTKRIRRSQLWRSRQKTKQRRRQNLLNFAEAEKENVSQIMNQQSLCNPGQENQRPAPQRNEHVLQPAAAKEGTALLMQLSQCAQPAQQCAQPQFAQSTEQSAQSTHQFTRLYTQNRRRGRGRN; the protein is encoded by the exons ATGAACAAGCAAGACGATTCAAATATCATGGAAATTCaag aaaaaaatacaaaaaggaTAAGACGAAGTCAGTTATGGCGTTCTCGACAGAAAACAAAACAAAGACgaagacaaaatttattaaattttgcagaagcagaaaaagagaatgtCTCACAAATAATGAATCAGCAATCTTTATGCAATCCTGGCCAAGAAAATCAAAGACCTGCGCCACAAAGAAATGAACATGTTTTACAG CCTGCAGCAGCAAAAGAAGGTACAGCACTTCTTATGCAATTGTCACAATGTGCACAACCTGCACAACAATGTGCACAACCTCAGTTTGCACAATCTACAGAGCAATCTGCACAGTCTACACATCAATTTACACGCTTATATACTCAAAATAGAAGAAGAGGTCGAGGAAGAAATTGA
- the LOC126853348 gene encoding uncharacterized protein LOC126853348 isoform X2, which produces MNKQDDSNIMEIQEAEKENVSQIMNQQSLCNPGQENQRPAPQRNEHVLQPAAAKEGTALLMQLSQCAQPAQQCAQPQFAQSTEQSAQSTHQFTRLYTQNRRRGRGRN; this is translated from the exons ATGAACAAGCAAGACGATTCAAATATCATGGAAATTCaag aagcagaaaaagagaatgtCTCACAAATAATGAATCAGCAATCTTTATGCAATCCTGGCCAAGAAAATCAAAGACCTGCGCCACAAAGAAATGAACATGTTTTACAG CCTGCAGCAGCAAAAGAAGGTACAGCACTTCTTATGCAATTGTCACAATGTGCACAACCTGCACAACAATGTGCACAACCTCAGTTTGCACAATCTACAGAGCAATCTGCACAGTCTACACATCAATTTACACGCTTATATACTCAAAATAGAAGAAGAGGTCGAGGAAGAAATTGA